The Paenibacillus sp. RC334 nucleotide sequence ATTGTTCATTTGCTAGCGCTTTCATTTTGGTGCTATCCAGCAATCCCCACTTGGATGTCATTTCCTTGCCGATAAACAGATTTTCCAGCACCGTCATTTCCGGCCACACATTCAGCTCCTGGTGGATAAAAGCAATTCCCTTATGCTCCGCCTCTTTAGGGTTAGCAAAATAGGTTTCCTGACCATCAATGATGATTGTCCCTTCATCACGGCGATGCAGCCCAATTAAAATATTCATTAGTGTTGATTTGCCTGCACCATTTTCACCCATGAGTGCATGAACCTCTCCTTCACGGAGATCAAAATCAACACCACTCAGCACCTGATTGGTTCCAAAGGCTTTGTGAATTCCCTTCATTTGAATCTGCATGCTGTCCCCTCCTTTATATCTAAAATGAACTTATCCAAAATAGACTTTATCCAAAATAAACCCCGGCCTGCAGAATACAATTGGCAAACGGTTTATTTTCTCCTGTGCGTATGACCACCTTGGCATAACGGGTCAACTCTTTGAATTGCTCATGCGAACAAAACTCAATGGCGGCGGTTTGCGCCGTGGTCTGCGAATTTTCTGACTGTTTCCCTGCAAATGTGCGGCTAATATACCGTAAAGCTTCCTTATTCCCCTGTTTAATTTCTTCAGCCAACGTTACCTTTTCGACCACCATGTCTGCTGCGATTACATCAACGACATCCTGAAAGGACGGTACGCCCAATTTGAGAGCCAAATCAATTTTGGTAACGCCTTCAGGAATGGGTAAGCCCGCATCGGCCACGACAATATAGTCCGTGTGACCGAGATCCGACAGTACCTTGGATATATGACTGTTCAGGATTCCATGTTTTTTCATATTATAATTGTTCCTCCACTTCACGCCGCGTTGGCATACCACCCTGTGCCCCAAATTTGGTAACGGACAGCGATGCAGCACGATTGGCGAATTTCACACTGTCTGCCAGCGATTTCCCCTCAGCCAGCGCCACCGCAAATGCAGCGTTAAATGTATCCCCTGCACCTGTCGTATCCACGGCTTCTACTTTATAAGTAGGGACAACGATCTCCTGTTCTCCGTCGAAAAACCGTACACCATTGCTGCCTTCTGTAACAAACAACTTGTTCGGATATTGACGTAGAGCCTCTTGAAGGCTTTGGCCCTTGAACATAATAGCGGCTTCATGCTCATTTGGCGTAATGTATGTCGCGTTCTCAATCACACTTGCTTCCACCTCACGAGCCGGAGCAGGATTCAGCAACAGCGGCACCTCATACTTGGCGCAAATTTTGCTCACGTATACGACCGTTTCCTCCGGTATTTCCTGTTGAATGAGCACCATATCCGAATTTCGGATCACATCGATCGCTTCCGCTACATAGGCTGGAGTTATTTCATTATTCGCTGCTTTTACAACGACAATACTGTTATCTCCTTCAGCCAGTACGATATGTGCTGTACCGCTTTCCATATGTGTAACCGGTTTCACATAGCCGACATGAACATGATTTTCTTCAAAGTTCCGTAAAATCTGTTGGCCGAAATGATCATCCCCTACGCGTCCAATCATCGTAACGTCCGCTCCGAGACGGGCTGCGGCTACTGCCTGATTGGCTCCTTTCCCTCCGGGCACGGTTGTAAAGCTTTCACCCAGTACCGTTTCTCCTGCGCCGGGGCGCTTGGATGAAGTCACTACAAGATCCATAGAGCTGCTTCCGATAATCGTGATTTTAGCCATGATAATCCACCTTTCTGGTCGTTTCCCGTTCAATGAATTTGACGGGCAATTGTATGCTTGAATGAGTAAGTATGCTTGAATGAGTAAGTATGCTCGAATGAAGATTAGGTACGCTTGACTTCGTTGCTTGCGACTGCTCAATCAGTTGAATTAGCAGACCTGCTGCTTCCCATCCCATTTCATAAGCAGGCTGCCGAATGGTTGACAATGGCGGGAATAACAAGCTGCTTAACGGTATATCATCAAACCCGATAATCTGAACATCATCCGGGATTTTCTTTCCTAATCGATGTGCCTCGTGCATCACCGCTGTAGCCACAATATCGTTACTCGCAATGACTCCGTCTGTATCAGGATGCTTGTTGAAAAGCTCTCTGGCCCACAACTCGGCTTCCTTGAACGAAAAGGACGTCGTCTTGACGACATGATAAGTAATACTCGATTGCTGAAGTTCTTCAACCGCACCGCGAAAACGATCCTGCGCCGGACGAATATGTGCCGGACCCTGCATGACCGTAATTTGTTTGCTGCCACGGGCCACGATTTCCTGCGCTGCAAGTCGACCGCCATGAGCACCATCGGCGTATACGGAGGGGCTATCATTGGAAGTCCGATCGAGAAAAACGACAGGGATTTTCAGCTTGGCGTAGCAATCAGCATTGGGATCATTTGTAGATGAAATGACGCCAACGACATTATTTTGAATAAAGGTATCCATGTAATCCAGTTCTTTTTGCCGATCCTCATCACTATTACCAAAAATAATTCGAAAATCATTTTCCTGCATTCGATCCTCCACCCCACGAGCTAGCAAAGGAAAGTAAGGATTCGTAATATCCGGCAGAAGCAGACCGATTAATTTGGATTTCTTTTTATACAGAGAACGAGCAACTTCGTTGGGTTTGTAATTTAGTTGCTTAACAGCGGCCTCAACCTTGCGGCGTGTATCCTCATGCACATATCCTGTTTCATTAATAACTCTGGATACAGTCGCTACGGAAACGCCTGCAAAGCTGGCGACCTGTTTAATTGTTGTCATTGTGTAGTTTCAACTCCAATGTGTAACCGGTTACACATATAAAATATCACAGCATTTATTTTTTGACAAGTATTAAATATTTGCACGCAGGAGGCTTTGGCCTTATAATTCTAATGTAACTTATTGAGTTTCACCTTTGATAAAAAATCTAAACGTGAACTTACTCACTCCCGGTTACTCGATAAAATACGTATACATGGAGGCTTTTCCTTATGAATATCGAAGTTTGGTCTGATTATATGTGTCCGTTCTGTTATATCGGCAAACGCCGTTTGGAACAAGTAGTGAAGCAATTCCCGCACCACGATGAGGTGCAGTTGACATTTAAGAGCTTTGAGCTGAACCCGGATGCTGTAAAAGATAGTGGTAAAACGATCAATGAAGAGCTATCAGCCAAATATGGCGTCAGTCTGCAAGAGGCTCAGGCCATGAATGATCGTATGAACGAAAACGCACGCACGGCGGGTCTGCAGTACAATATTCATGCGATGGTGCCAACCAATTCTCTGGATGCTCACCGCTTAACGCTGTGGGCTCAAACACAAGGCAAAATGCTGGAGCTGAGCGAGCGCTTATTCCAGGCTGTGTTCATAGAAGGCAAGCATACAGGTGACCCTGAAGTGCTGACGGCGCTGGCTGCCGAGGTTGGTCTGGATCGAGACGAAGCCGCTGCTGTGCTGGCCAGTGATCGCTATACGGATGAAGTTAGAGCCGATGAAGCCGAGGGTGCTGAGTTGGGTGTTCGTGGTGTGCCATTCTTTGTTTTTGATCGTAAATTTGCTGTTTCGGGTGCTCAGCCGGACGAGGTATTCCATGATGCCCTGCAAAAAGCATGGGACGAACGCTCTCCGTTCACGATGGTAAGCGCAAGCTCCTCGGCAGACGATGCAGGGGGTGTATGCACAGACGACGGTTGTGAGCTTCCACGCCACGAGAACTGATTGGCCGGTGAAAGCGATTCACAGCTTCTTAACTCCCCCTCCTAAAAAGCGTGCTAACATCTGATTCATTCTGATGCTGGCACGCTTTTTTTTTAATATTTGTTACAATGATTTGATCATCCCACCATCGACAAGAATGGTGCTGCCTGTCAAATAGGACGAGGCTTCAGATGCCAGAAAGGCAATCACCCTCCCGAACTCTTCCGGCTCCCCATATCTTCCCAACGGAATACCCTCTTCTGCTTGCTTGCGAACCTGATCCAAAGTTTGCTGAGTCTTCTCGGCCCGATGCTCGTCCAAGCTTCGCACACGATCGGTTGCGATTCTTCCCGGCGCTACGGTATGTACCAGGATATTGTAAGGAGCTAATTCCAGAGACAGTGTTTTCGCCAATCCAGAGACACCCGTACGTAGTGTATTCGAGATAATAAGACCCGGAATCGGCTGCTTAACCGACGAGGATGCAATATTTAAAATTCGGCCGCTTTGTTGTTTTTTCATATAAGGTAGAGCTTCACGAATTAACCGGATATGACTAAGCAAATTTTGCTCAAAGGCTTGCAGCCAAACTTCATCCGTAAAATCATCAAAGGTTCCCGCAGGAGGCCCGCCCGCATTGTTAACTAAAATATCGACGGTGCCGAACAAATCTGCTGTACGACGGATAGCTTCGGAAATATGTTCAGGTTTCGTTACATCGCAAACCACATATTCGACGCGCCCGCTGGCCGTTTCCTGGAGTTCAGCCTGTGTATGTTGAAGCTCCGCTTCGTCCCGTCCCGAAATCACGACATTCGCACCTTCACGTGCCAACTCCCTCGCGCTTGCCTTGCCAAGTCCTTTACTGGAGCCTGCAACAAAGGCAGCTTTTCCCGTTAATCCTAAATCCATCTATGCCACTCCCTTTTCTCTGTGTTCTCTATTTAATTGTACACATGAACAGCACATAATGCGAGTAGCCCCTCTTGGGTTATATAAAATTTCATTATACGCCCAGCCTATTTCCACAGTATAATGGACAATGCACATGCATTTTTAAGAAATCGCACAATAGAAAGAAGATGAACCAGATATGTTCGGCACCATTCTTTTAGACGTGGTTTTACCTATTTTTGTACTCATCGGTTTTGGTTGTATCATGCAATATTATTTTCGACTGGATTTGTATACCTTAGCTAAGATCAATTTTTACTATATTACCCCTGCGGTTGTGTTTACCGGTCTTTATAACTCGGAAATTTCGTTAATGCTCATGGGCGAGGTTTCTCTTTTTTACGCCTTGTACATAGCCATTCTGTACGTCATCAGTACAACTGTTGCCAGATCTCTGAAGTATAGCCCCGGAATGCGGGGAGCTTTTACAAACAGTGTCATGCTTGATAATTCTGGAAATTACGGCCTGCCGATCAATCAGTTAGTATTCAAAGGTGATCCGCTGGCTACGTCCGTTCAAGCACTGATTATGACCTTTCAAAGCTTTGTCACCTTTACATACGGTACCTTTGTTGTACAGAACGGCAAGGCCGACACTCGAAAAATTCTGATTAATTTTTTGAAAATGCCGGTTCCTTATGCCCTCGTACTGGGCTTGCTGCTAAACCTGTTACATAGTCCATTGCCCAATTTACTGGCAGAGCCGTTGAATTATATCAGCCAGTCGATGGTTGCCGTTGCTCTGCTTACCTTGGGAGCGCAAATTGTGCAATATCCCTTTCGTCTGCGGCGTACAGCCGTGTATATCAGTATGGTGCTGCGTCTGATTGCCGGTCCTGCGGTCGGTTTTCTGCTCGTACTCCTGCTTGGGCTTAAAGGGATTCCAGCACAAGCCCTGCTGATTGCATCCGGTATGCCTACCGGTGTTAATACAAGTATTTTAGCGGAGGAATATAAAAATGAACCCGATTTCGCAGCTCAAACGGTACTGCTCTCAACCATTGTGAACGTCATTACGATGACGCTATTGATTTCAGCATCCCGGTACCTTGTTTGATTTGATTGGATTATACAAGCCGAATAGTGCTTCCCATCGCCAACACTTTGCTTGTACAGCACTATTCCGCATACTCCGTTTTTAACGTTCATTTTTTCGTGTTCGACTTATATGGAACCGCTTTTGTCTGAGGACAAGAGCATTTTTTTCTCAAAAAAAGAACATACGTTCGGGATGATTTGCCTTTTTCCTGATTAAAGTGGTACGTGTGTTTTGTGGAGATCGTGTGCGAGAAAGAATTGTTTATCTATTATGAACTTTTCATATAGTGAAATAATTATATTGGTGTGTTAATGAGAATCAACAATGCCAACAAAAATAAAGCCAGCTCGCTCATCAGGAGTGGCTGGCTTTAGGATTATTCTTATGCTAAATGCTGCAAAGCAGTTTAGCCATTTTAGCAAAAGTCCCCTTTCGTTCGGATTTAGCTTACTTATCAGGGTTTACGGCTCTATCCCCCATTGCTTGCTTCCAGACAAGTAAGCAGTTACCCTAGTGGAATCTTTTAAACTGGTTGCTGTGGCGTCAAAGGAATAATCATCGGTTTGGGTGTAATTGCTCCAATCCGCTTTGGATATCCGTGTTTGTAGCTCCACACTTTGACCGGGATCTAAAGAACCCGCACCTGGCTTAAAGCCAATTTCCACATAAGAATCTGCTCCCGGTTTTGGATTGGACAGCGTTTTGAATCTGGCGATCACATTCTCAGGACCAACACTTGACCAATCTGCGAAGAAATTTTGGGACTTCTCCCCATTTATAGTGTAATAATAACGCATCGTCACATCGGCAAGGGAAACGGACGAGCTTCCTGTATTCGTAATTTTAAACTTGGAGCTGATCGTATTACTTGTTTCGGATACATTCCCATTGAAGGTCTGTACCTTGAGAACACCCTGTTCTGTTCCCGGCTCGCTAGATGTATTTTCTTTTACTGTCACCGTGAACAGCACATCGCTACCTGCATTAAAATGAAACGTTAGCGCTGTGTCTCCTTTAGGGAGTTTGGACAAATACCTATTGGAGAAGGTGACCGTTTCGCCATTGAGCGTATAATCTTCACCTTTATTCAGCACTACGCTGCCCTGCTGGATGGCGTCTAACGTATTTCCGCTAAGTGTAAGCTTGACGGAAATATCAACATTGGTATTATCCGGTCCATAGGTTGCAGTCGTCGGCGTAATGCTAGACTGACCCGCAGATGGTTGATCACCGTTCACTCGATCCGCCACCAGAATACCGCGGCCATTTGTTCCCAGATAAGCACGTCCATAAACTCGTGGGTCACCGATAATGGTGGTCACCCGAGCATATTGATGCTTGTCGTCATTAATGCGTACCCAGTTTGCGCCAGCATCGTCCGAACGGTAAAATCCGCGTGTACCGTCGATTTTACCAACGATGAATACAGCTGCATTGGTACGATTCGGTGCTGCTTTACCAAAGCCTACAAAGTCTGCCTCCTGCACATTAGCGAGCTTGGTGAACGTAACACCGGAATCCTTGGAATGCCACAAGCCGTATGGCCCTCCATCCTCAGAACCCCCAGCGAACCACACATCCCCTTCTACTCCACGTACTGCATCAATATCGGCATTACCTACGGTTGGCAAGCCAGATACCGCCGAGGCTGTGAACGATACGCCTCCATTGGTGCTGACATATATTTTTCCGGCCGCGAACGCATAGTATTTGTTAGGATTCACCCGGTCTGAGGCAATCTTCGCATTCGCTGGAATCCCTGTACTTGCGGTCCATGAGTTGCCGCCTGTTTTGGAGTAAAATACGCCTTTGTCCGATGTACTCCAGAGCAAGCCATTACCATCGGCCGCAACGGCTATGCTTCCCCCTCCTGCTGTACCGGAAGGCTCACTGTTCGCTTTATACCAGTTTGCTCCGCCATCATTGGAGAAGCCGATGGATTTGGCATTCGGATCTTTTTGGTAATCTGCTTTGCCTACCCGCGCCATAAAAGCTGGATTCAGCTCAGCATAATCGATACTTTCACTGCTTGTAAAAGTGGGATTATCCAGCATTTTAGCTGGAGCCTTGAACAGATCGTCATGTCTGAAACCGGAGACATCCCCTACTGCGCTCACCAAAGGTGCACCGGTTGGAGGGCTTAGAAGATCCAAAATCGCAGTTTCCTCTACCCCCTTAGCTGCTACCGAAATGTCCAGCTTACCGCCCTTGTCCCAGTTGGTCACATTTTTGGAGCCGTAAATCGTAGCTCCTGTGCCGTATAACATATGGTCTGAATTAAATGGATCAATCTCCAGATCCCCGATCATCCAGCCCAGCTTGGGCGATACTTCCGGCGGAGCAGGGTTGGCATTGAAAGTCAGCCAAGGTGCAGCTGTTATATCCAAATTGTATTTCAGCTTGCGAGTTGGATAACCATCGAATTCCCAAATGGGGCTCCAGGTTGCCCCACTGTCGGTGCTGCGATAAATCGTTGCATCCGGCCACCAGGAATTCAGCGTAGCCACCATCAGAGTACCCGGCTTCTGAGCGTCTACTGTCAGTCCAGCATATCCAAAATAATTATCCGTGCTGCTACTGGCAACAGGACTTATATTGGTCCATTGACCGCTGGCTGTATTCAATTTCCACACATCACCCTTTGTCCCGTCATATGGACCTGCTCCATCGCTATAAGAGATATACAGGTTGCCGTCCGATGACAACACGCCATGATGCGGTAAATAGCCCTTAGGTTGCCCTGCTACAGCAGACCAGGTTGTCCCGCCATCTGTACTGCGATAGACACTTTGATTCTTATCAGCTACCCCCACATAAATCGTCTGTGTAGCTTTGCTGGAAGAGCCCGTCTTTTTGTCAAACGTAATCCAGGCTAAACCGACGATATCACTGGTGTACTCATTGGAAGGGTCCTGAACATACGTGCCCGGATTTGGGAAGCTGCTTACCTTGCTCCAGGTTGCCCCGTAATCCGAGCTTTTCCATAGTCCATTACCACTCCGTGCCCCGAAGAACAAAATATTGTTCTTATTGGGATCAATCGTCAGCCTCTCCCCCATCGATCGGCCTGGCATATTGCCTCCCACCTTAAAAGGAAGCTTCGTTGTCTGCCACGTATTGCCCCGGTCGGTCGACCGCATAATCTGCCCGTTTTGCTTGTCCCAGGAATTGGTATACGTACCTGTAGCTATATATACACGATTCGGATCAACAGGATCGGTCGCCAACGCATCTACGCCATTTTTGTTCCAATCTTCCCAACCCACAGAATCCGTCAACGGAATCCAGCTCTCGTCAGCGGGATTCCAGCGGTAAGCACCTCCGATATCCGTACGGGCATAGATCAGATTTTTTTCCTTCTCATTAAAAATGATACCAGGCACAAAACCGCCACCGCCACCCGTGACCACACTCTTCCAGGTGTACTCATCACTTGGAGCGGCAGCATGTGACTGCGTTATCAACCCTGTCCAGGAAGCACCCGCTACCACAAGCGCCAAACACGCGATCCTAAACCTGCTTTTTGCCTTAGTCAATGAATTCAACCTCCTTCTCTATATTCATTTGAATATGCGAGTCATTTCCAGATGAAAGAAATCAGTCGATTCCAGATTCGTTCCTAATCATTGTCTTTCCAACAACCAACATAGTCTGATAAAAGCTTCTCTCGGCCTCACCCCCAGTCGTTATCAATGAAATACAACAGGAATCACATTTTATAAAGCGCTTACATTTGTCTCGCTCAATAGATTCGTCATCCTTTTCTCATTTCCTTGTGTAAAAAATCAAGATTATGTTAATATCATTACTTACTCCACAGCTTACAGTATGGGTTTGATCCTTTACTTGGACATTGATACCTTTTACGTATTTCTATTATGAATTTTTCATGTATTGAAATAATTACTTCATTTCTCATTCTTTAATATCTGTCAAAATACTTTGATATACGCCAAAAAACCGCGCTATGCGCGGTTCCGGTTTACGTGAATGCCATCGATAAACTTTAAATATATCCTTTATTATTGCAAATATTCAAGCGCCAGTGCCAAAAATATGTGACCTGACACAAGCAATGCACGTTCATCAAAATCAAAATGAGGATGGTGGTGAGCATAATGTGTTCGTTCATCCTCATTACGCGCACCCACATGAATGAAAGCTCCCGGCCGTTTCTCCAAATAATAAGCAAAATCCTCTGCTCCCATGACCGGCTTCAGATCCAGAAAAGCGTCTGCTCCATACAGCCTGCCGACAAGCTCGCGAACACGTTCGGTTTCGGCTTCAGCATTCACCAGTGAAGGATAGCCATTCAGATAGTCAATTTCATATCCTGCATGATAAGCCTCAGTCAACCCCTTGACGATACTGCGAATTTCATTCTCGACTTCCTTGCGCACTTCTTTATTAAACGTACGCACCGTTCCTTCGATTTTAGCCTTATCCGCAATGACATTGAAGGCGGTTCCTGCCTGAAAAACACCAATGGTCAACACTGCTGATTCAATAGGGTCCACCCTGCGGCTGACCACCTGCTGTAATCCATTCACAATTTGGCTACCGATGACAATAGAGTCTACCGTCTGATGCGGTCGCGCGCCATGCCCGCCTTT carries:
- a CDS encoding DsbA family oxidoreductase — encoded protein: MNIEVWSDYMCPFCYIGKRRLEQVVKQFPHHDEVQLTFKSFELNPDAVKDSGKTINEELSAKYGVSLQEAQAMNDRMNENARTAGLQYNIHAMVPTNSLDAHRLTLWAQTQGKMLELSERLFQAVFIEGKHTGDPEVLTALAAEVGLDRDEAAAVLASDRYTDEVRADEAEGAELGVRGVPFFVFDRKFAVSGAQPDEVFHDALQKAWDERSPFTMVSASSSADDAGGVCTDDGCELPRHEN
- the rbsD gene encoding D-ribose pyranase, coding for MKKHGILNSHISKVLSDLGHTDYIVVADAGLPIPEGVTKIDLALKLGVPSFQDVVDVIAADMVVEKVTLAEEIKQGNKEALRYISRTFAGKQSENSQTTAQTAAIEFCSHEQFKELTRYAKVVIRTGENKPFANCILQAGVYFG
- a CDS encoding AEC family transporter, translated to MFGTILLDVVLPIFVLIGFGCIMQYYFRLDLYTLAKINFYYITPAVVFTGLYNSEISLMLMGEVSLFYALYIAILYVISTTVARSLKYSPGMRGAFTNSVMLDNSGNYGLPINQLVFKGDPLATSVQALIMTFQSFVTFTYGTFVVQNGKADTRKILINFLKMPVPYALVLGLLLNLLHSPLPNLLAEPLNYISQSMVAVALLTLGAQIVQYPFRLRRTAVYISMVLRLIAGPAVGFLLVLLLGLKGIPAQALLIASGMPTGVNTSILAEEYKNEPDFAAQTVLLSTIVNVITMTLLISASRYLV
- a CDS encoding cellulose binding domain-containing protein, with the protein product MTKAKSRFRIACLALVVAGASWTGLITQSHAAAPSDEYTWKSVVTGGGGGFVPGIIFNEKEKNLIYARTDIGGAYRWNPADESWIPLTDSVGWEDWNKNGVDALATDPVDPNRVYIATGTYTNSWDKQNGQIMRSTDRGNTWQTTKLPFKVGGNMPGRSMGERLTIDPNKNNILFFGARSGNGLWKSSDYGATWSKVSSFPNPGTYVQDPSNEYTSDIVGLAWITFDKKTGSSSKATQTIYVGVADKNQSVYRSTDGGTTWSAVAGQPKGYLPHHGVLSSDGNLYISYSDGAGPYDGTKGDVWKLNTASGQWTNISPVASSSTDNYFGYAGLTVDAQKPGTLMVATLNSWWPDATIYRSTDSGATWSPIWEFDGYPTRKLKYNLDITAAPWLTFNANPAPPEVSPKLGWMIGDLEIDPFNSDHMLYGTGATIYGSKNVTNWDKGGKLDISVAAKGVEETAILDLLSPPTGAPLVSAVGDVSGFRHDDLFKAPAKMLDNPTFTSSESIDYAELNPAFMARVGKADYQKDPNAKSIGFSNDGGANWYKANSEPSGTAGGGSIAVAADGNGLLWSTSDKGVFYSKTGGNSWTASTGIPANAKIASDRVNPNKYYAFAAGKIYVSTNGGVSFTASAVSGLPTVGNADIDAVRGVEGDVWFAGGSEDGGPYGLWHSKDSGVTFTKLANVQEADFVGFGKAAPNRTNAAVFIVGKIDGTRGFYRSDDAGANWVRINDDKHQYARVTTIIGDPRVYGRAYLGTNGRGILVADRVNGDQPSAGQSSITPTTATYGPDNTNVDISVKLTLSGNTLDAIQQGSVVLNKGEDYTLNGETVTFSNRYLSKLPKGDTALTFHFNAGSDVLFTVTVKENTSSEPGTEQGVLKVQTFNGNVSETSNTISSKFKITNTGSSSVSLADVTMRYYYTINGEKSQNFFADWSSVGPENVIARFKTLSNPKPGADSYVEIGFKPGAGSLDPGQSVELQTRISKADWSNYTQTDDYSFDATATSLKDSTRVTAYLSGSKQWGIEP
- the rbsK gene encoding ribokinase; the encoded protein is MAKITIIGSSSMDLVVTSSKRPGAGETVLGESFTTVPGGKGANQAVAAARLGADVTMIGRVGDDHFGQQILRNFEENHVHVGYVKPVTHMESGTAHIVLAEGDNSIVVVKAANNEITPAYVAEAIDVIRNSDMVLIQQEIPEETVVYVSKICAKYEVPLLLNPAPAREVEASVIENATYITPNEHEAAIMFKGQSLQEALRQYPNKLFVTEGSNGVRFFDGEQEIVVPTYKVEAVDTTGAGDTFNAAFAVALAEGKSLADSVKFANRAASLSVTKFGAQGGMPTRREVEEQL
- a CDS encoding SDR family oxidoreductase, producing the protein MDLGLTGKAAFVAGSSKGLGKASARELAREGANVVISGRDEAELQHTQAELQETASGRVEYVVCDVTKPEHISEAIRRTADLFGTVDILVNNAGGPPAGTFDDFTDEVWLQAFEQNLLSHIRLIREALPYMKKQQSGRILNIASSSVKQPIPGLIISNTLRTGVSGLAKTLSLELAPYNILVHTVAPGRIATDRVRSLDEHRAEKTQQTLDQVRKQAEEGIPLGRYGEPEEFGRVIAFLASEASSYLTGSTILVDGGMIKSL
- a CDS encoding LacI family DNA-binding transcriptional regulator; the protein is MTTIKQVASFAGVSVATVSRVINETGYVHEDTRRKVEAAVKQLNYKPNEVARSLYKKKSKLIGLLLPDITNPYFPLLARGVEDRMQENDFRIIFGNSDEDRQKELDYMDTFIQNNVVGVISSTNDPNADCYAKLKIPVVFLDRTSNDSPSVYADGAHGGRLAAQEIVARGSKQITVMQGPAHIRPAQDRFRGAVEELQQSSITYHVVKTTSFSFKEAELWARELFNKHPDTDGVIASNDIVATAVMHEAHRLGKKIPDDVQIIGFDDIPLSSLLFPPLSTIRQPAYEMGWEAAGLLIQLIEQSQATKSSVPNLHSSILTHSSILTHSSIQLPVKFIERETTRKVDYHG
- a CDS encoding M20 family metallopeptidase, producing MLEKWVQELKDGEQDLIAWRRHLHQHPELSFEETNTSAFIADQLRSFGIEVRTNVGGNGVLGFLEGVQPGRTIAFRADFDALPIQDEKDVPYKSTVPGVMHACGHDGHTAALLGVARVLSHNRETLKGKLVFIFQHAEEKPPGGAKFMIEDGCLDGVEAVYGIHLASEIPLGKIGLKSGPAMAAVDAFTIQINGKGGHGARPHQTVDSIVIGSQIVNGLQQVVSRRVDPIESAVLTIGVFQAGTAFNVIADKAKIEGTVRTFNKEVRKEVENEIRSIVKGLTEAYHAGYEIDYLNGYPSLVNAEAETERVRELVGRLYGADAFLDLKPVMGAEDFAYYLEKRPGAFIHVGARNEDERTHYAHHHPHFDFDERALLVSGHIFLALALEYLQ